The Neosynechococcus sphagnicola sy1 region TAGGGGGTTAATGAAACTCACCAGAACACTACTCTCTCGTAGCAGATCCACTTCATGCTGCCCATCTTCCCGCTCCCGGGGGGGTCTGACCTTGAGGACAATATCAGCCGCTTGCCACAGATGGGTGCTCTCTTCAAGGATGTGGGCACCCGCTGCCTCGTAGGCGGCATCCGAGAAATAGGCACCCTCTCCTGCTCCCGCTTCCACCCATACTTCTAAGCCCTGTTTGACGAGCCGAGCTACGGCATCGGGCACTAAAGCAACTCGCCGCTCTCCAACTTCAATTTCTTTGACGACAGCTATTTTCATAAAGGCTCCTGGGACTTGTTCGTAACAATTCAGCTAGCGACGAGCTAGATAGCAATCCACCCAAGTTCTGCCCTTGAGTTGAGCAACCGTTCTCAGCAGTCAAGTCTCAAGCCTGTTTGGAATTCGGAGAGTCAGCCATATAACGCTGGTCATGGCATTGAGTTCTAAACGAACCTGACTCTGGGAATCAGTCTGAGATCTCCCTCCTTGGACTGCCATTGGGATCAACGGAAGCATCTCCTGAGTGGAGCTGAATCAGTTTCGTTGGAATAATGAATCTAGCAATTTATCGCAACTTAGTAGAAGAACTAAATCAAATGTTCCTAAATATGCCGGGGTTTTGCAGTTAATCCAATCTCTCGAACATCCTGACAATTTTGCCAAGGACGGAAGTCAAATTCGGCATCCAAAATAAACCCACCTAGTTGATCATTGCTGTAGGCATCCTAGATTGATCCCCAAACAGCCCATCATATCTTTACCTTATCTTATGGATTGATTCATCCCCATGGGCGCCTGATCCGACAAGCCTTGCCGGGAGTCTTGGGAGCATTGTGCTGATCTGCTGACAATTGCTGTGGCAGAATGAAGCGGGAAATACGACCAGTTAGCCGAAGAAAGCACAATTCTATGACGAAGTTCATTTTTGTAACGGGCGGCGTGGTTTCCAGCATTGGGAAAGGCATTGTTGCGGCTAGCTTGGGGCGACTTTTAAAGTCTCGGGATTACTCGGTTTCTATTCTCAAGCTAGACCCCTACATTAATGTCGATCCCGGCACCATGAGTCCGTTTCAGCATGGAGAAGTATTTGTGACGGAGGATGGTGCTGAGACTGATCTGGATTTGGGACACTACGAGCGCTTCACCGACACATCCATGTCTCGCCTCAACAGCGTCACCACGGGTTCGATTTACCAGGCGGTGCTGAACAAAGAACGGCGGGGAGATTACCACGGGGGAACGGTACAGGTGATCCCCCACATTACCAATGAGATCAAGGAACGGATTCATCGGGTGGCCAAGGACAAAAATCCCGATGTGGTGATCACTGAAATTGGTGGCACGGTGGGCGATATTGAATCCTTGCCCTTTCTGGAGGCAATTCGGCAATTCCGTAAGGATGTGGGGCGGCGCACGGTGCTGTATTTGCATGTCACCCTGATCCCCTGGATTCCGGCGGCGGGGGAAATGAAGACAAAGCCGACCCAGCACTCTGTGAAAGAATTGCGCTCCATTGGCATCCAGCCGGATATTCTGGCCTGTCGGTGCGATCGCCCCCTGCAACCAGGGCTGAAAGCCAAACTCTCTGAGTTCTGTGATGTCACAGAGGCTTGTGTGATCACAGCCCAGGATGCCACCAGTATCTATGAGGTGCCCCTGATTCTGGAACAGGAGGGTCTAGCGGAACAGGTACTCGACATTCTGCAACTGGAACAGCGTCAACCCGATCTGCGGCAATGGCAAACCCTGGTGGAGCAGCTGCACCGCCCTAAACAACGCCTAGAAATTGCGATCGCAGGGAAGTACGTGCGGTTGAGTGATGCCTACTTATCAGTGGTCGAAGCCCTGCGCCATGCGGCTCTCGCTATCAGCTGTGAGGTGAATCTCCGCTGGATCAATTCGGAAGACTTGGAAGCCAGCGACGCTGCCAGCCACCTCGAGGGGATTCATGGCTTGCTGGTACCGGGGGGCTTCGGCATTCGGGGGGTGGACGGGAAGATTGCTGCCATTTGCCATGCGCGGGAACAGCAAATCCCGTTTCTGGGCCTATGCTTGGGGATGCAATGTGCTGTGATTGAATGGGCACGGCATGTTGGTCAGTTAGGGGACGCCCACAGCGCTGAATTTGCTCCCGAGACAAGCAACCCGGTGATCAACCTGTTACCCGAACAACAGGATGTGGTGAATCTGGGCGGAACCATGCGCTTGGGACTCTACCCCTGCCGACTGGAAACCAACACCCTGGCCTTCAATCTTTACCAGAAGGAAGTCATCTACGAGCGGCATCGCCATCGTTATGAATTCAACAATGCGTATCGGAATCTGTTTCTGGAGTCAGGCTATACCGTCAGTGGCACATCGCCGGATGGCCGATTGGTGGAGATCATCGAGCTACCCAGTCATCCCTTCTTTATTGCCACCCAATTTCATCCGGAGTTTCAATCCCGCCCCAGCAATCCACATCCCTTATTTCGTGGCTTCGTTCAGTCGGCGCAGCGATACGCCGATCGCTCCTCTGGGAAATTACCTTTGGCTACGGACAGTGCCAGTTATGAGGCGATGGGAGAACTGCGAGGAGCTTCTTAGCACTGCTTTGCCCCTTGACACTCTGGCACATTGGCTGCAACTCCCTTGGCCGCAATCAGGAGTCTCAAGGTATCCACCTCTAAAAAGAGGTCAAATGGATGTTATTGAACTCAAGAACTACCAAAAACACTGCGTTGCTTATCCCTACTTGCTATTCTTCTCCTCCGACTTCAGCTTTACTTTATAAATTTTTTCTCGGAAATGATCCTGGATCAACTTGAAGTATCTACTATGGGAGCGGAGATACCTTCCCTAGCCTCTTTTACCCCCAGATATCTACTTCCCTAGACATTCTCCCTATATACTGGGTTCATACAATGTGGTGGACGTCTATGAAAGCGCTTGTCACTCTCAGTGTTGTCACAGCCAGCGCGACGGTTGCCCTCATGGCTCCCGCATTGGCTGGCGACATCCATGGCGCTACTGGACGGTTCTCCCCCTCCCGGTTTGTCACGTCTCCAAGGGCATCCTTGAGAGAGGTTTTCGTACCAGACACCAGCGTTCCTGTACCGCCATCTTGGCGACTGATTTTGGCGGATGGCCCCCCTCCTGATGACAAAGGTACCCCTGGAAATCGGGGAGGCTGTGGTGCTAATGGCTGTGGTGGCTATCGCTCCCAGCTTCCTCCCCCTCCAGATCCCGTCAGCAATCGGACTGAGTGCCGCAGTGCTCCCTGTGGGATTACCCCCCCACCTCTACCCGCAACGGGGGAAACCCCTGACAGTCGAGGCCGGGTGGTGGTGATGCCATTCTTAGAATCTGCCCCCCTAGCAACTAGTTCCTGGAGCTTGGAGCAGTCTCTATCTCGCACCCTGGATAGATTTTCTCTGTCCCAACCTACTCCCTGGGTGTTGAAGATGCAGGATCAGCCAGGGGTTCCAGAATCCTAATGTCAATAGCGGTCACCGCTCCATCGGGTGCAATGGTGCTCAAGGGCGGTTCCATGGCTGAAGCATTGCCAACCACGAGGGTTACCAGTTCTTCTGGCTGGAGATAGGTTTGAGCTACTCGCTGAATGTCAGCCACCGTTACGGCCTTGATACCCTGCTGATAGCGAAAGATAAAGTCAGAGGGGTAGTGGTAGTGTTCGTACCAGAGCAGACGCGATAGGGTTTGACTGGGCTCCTGAAAGTTAAACACAAAGGAATTTAAAACAGAATCTTTCGCCAAAGTCAGCTCTTGGGCACCGATGGGAGTCTGACGGATCTTGTCAATTTCAGCGCGAATCCCCTGGATGAAAGGCACCGCAGTTGTGGATCGGGTTTGTCCCCCAGCCAGAAACAGTCCGGGATAGTCATACCGAGGACTCCAGGCTGCATAGACAGAATAAGCCAGTCCCTGGCGCGATCTCAATTCATTAAATAACCGCCCCCCATGTCGTTCAGTACCTGGTTCATCACATCCAACGCTGGATAATCGGGGCTATCGAACTGCCCTCCCAGATGCCCCATTTGCACAT contains the following coding sequences:
- a CDS encoding CTP synthase, with protein sequence MTKFIFVTGGVVSSIGKGIVAASLGRLLKSRDYSVSILKLDPYINVDPGTMSPFQHGEVFVTEDGAETDLDLGHYERFTDTSMSRLNSVTTGSIYQAVLNKERRGDYHGGTVQVIPHITNEIKERIHRVAKDKNPDVVITEIGGTVGDIESLPFLEAIRQFRKDVGRRTVLYLHVTLIPWIPAAGEMKTKPTQHSVKELRSIGIQPDILACRCDRPLQPGLKAKLSEFCDVTEACVITAQDATSIYEVPLILEQEGLAEQVLDILQLEQRQPDLRQWQTLVEQLHRPKQRLEIAIAGKYVRLSDAYLSVVEALRHAALAISCEVNLRWINSEDLEASDAASHLEGIHGLLVPGGFGIRGVDGKIAAICHAREQQIPFLGLCLGMQCAVIEWARHVGQLGDAHSAEFAPETSNPVINLLPEQQDVVNLGGTMRLGLYPCRLETNTLAFNLYQKEVIYERHRHRYEFNNAYRNLFLESGYTVSGTSPDGRLVEIIELPSHPFFIATQFHPEFQSRPSNPHPLFRGFVQSAQRYADRSSGKLPLATDSASYEAMGELRGAS